One genomic window of Camelina sativa cultivar DH55 chromosome 5, Cs, whole genome shotgun sequence includes the following:
- the LOC104784583 gene encoding boron transporter 1, whose protein sequence is MEETFVPFEGIKNDLKGRLMCYKQDWTGGFKAGFRILAPTTYIFFASAIPVISFGEQLERSTDGVLTAVQTLASTAICGMIHSIIGGQPLLILGVAEPTVIMYTFMFNFAKARPELGRDLFLAWSGWVCVWTALMLFVLAICGACSIINRFTRVAGELFGLLIAMLFMQQAIKGLVDEFRIPERENQKLKEFLPSWRFANGMFALVLSFGLLLTGLRSRKARSWRYGTGWLRSLIADYGVPLMVLVWTGVSYIPAGDVPKGIPRRLFSPNPWSPGAYGNWTVVKEMLDVPVAYIIGAFIPASMIAVLYYFDHSVASQLAQQNEFNLRKPSSYHYDLLLLGFLTLMCGLLGVPPSNGVIPQSPMHTKSLATLKYQLLRNRLVATARRSIKTNASLGQLYDNMQEAYHHMQTPLVYQQPKGLKELKESTIQATTFTGNLNAPVDETLFDIEKEIDDLLPVEVKEQRVSNLLQSTMVGGCVAAMPILKMIPTSVLWGYFAFMAIESLPGNQFWERILLLFTAPSRRFKVLEDYHATFVETVPFKTIAMFTIFQAIYLLICFGLTWIPIAGVMFPLMIMFLIPVRQYILPRFFKGAHLQDLDAAEYEEAPALPFNLAAETEIGSTTSYPGDSEILDEVITRSRGEFRHTSSPKVTSSSSTPVNNRSLSQVFSPRVSEIRLGQMSPRIVGNSPKPASCGRSPLNQSSSN, encoded by the exons ATGGAAGAGACTTTTGTGCCCTTTGAAGGAATCAAAAATGATCTTAAAGGACGATTGATGTGCTATAAACAAGATTGGACCGGAGGATTCAAGGCTGGCTTTAG GATTCTGGCTCCCACCACATACATATTTTTCGCGTCTGCGATTCCTGTCATCTCATTCGGTGAACAACTTGAAAGAAGCACcg ATGGAGTTCTCACGGCTGTTCAAACCTTAGCTTCCACAGCCATTTGCGGCATGATACACTCCATTATCGGAGGTCAGCCTCTGCTTATTCTCGGTGTTGCAGAGCCTACTGTTATTATGTACACTTTCATGTTTAACTTTGCTAAGGCTAGACCTGAATTGGGACGAGACCTCTTCTTGGCGTGGTCTGGATG GGTTTGCGTTTGGACTGCTTTGATGCTCTTTGTGCTGGCTATATGTGGAGCTTGTTCTATCATCAATAGGTTCACTCGAGTTGCTGGAGAGTTGTTTGGACTGCTTATTGCTATGCTCTTCATGCAACAAGCCATCAAA GGGCTAGTCGATGAGTTCCGCATTCCTGAACGAGAGAATCAGAAGCTCAAGGAGTTCTTACCTTCCTGGAGGTTTGCTAATGGGATGTTTGCTCTGGTTCTCTCCTTTGGCCTTCTTCTCACTGGACTTAGAAGCAGAAAAGCCAGATCATGGCGGTACGGAACTG GCTGGCTCAGAAGCTTAATAGCTGACTATGGTGTACCACTCATGGTGCTAGTGTGGACCGGTGTCTCCTACATTCCAGCTGGAGACGTTCCAAAAGGAATCCCCCGGCGACTTTTTAGCCCAAATCCTTGGTCCCCTGGTGCTTATGGAAATTGGACCGTAGTAAAG GAGATGCTTGATGTTCCAGTCGCCTACATTATTGGAGCTTTCATTCCAGCTTCAATGATTGCTGTGCTTTATTACTTTGACCATAGCGTAGCTTCACAGCTTGCACAGCAAAACGAATTCAATTTGAGGAAACCGTCTTCGTACCACTATGATTTGCTTCTTCTTGGGTTTCTG ACCTTAATGTGTGGTCTACTTGGAGTCCCTCCATCAAATGGTGTCATTCCTCAATCTCCAATGCATACTAAGAGCTTAGCAACTCTTAAATACCAG TTGCTTCGTAACAGACTGGTTGCAACAGCACGAAGAAGCATAAAAACGAATGCAAGTTTGGGACAGCTCTATGACAATATGCAAGAAGCTTATCATCACATGCAGACACCATTAGTGTACCAACAACCCAAA GGTTTAAAAGAACTGAAAGAATCGACAATCCAAGCGACTACATTCACCGGAAATCTCAATGCTCCAGTTGATGAAACTCTGTTCGATATAGAGAAAGAAATTGATGATTTGCTACCAGTTGAAGTGAAAGAACAACGGGTAAGCAACCTGCTTCAGTCTACAATGGTTGGAGGATGCGTTGCAGCTATGCCTATCCTTAAAATGATCCCAACATCAGTCCTATGGGGCTATTTTGCCTTCATGGCCATTGAAAGCTTACCCGGAAACCAATTCTGGGAAAGGATCTTACTTCTCTTCACCGCCCCAAGTCGCCGCTTCAA GGTTCTTGAAGATTACCATGCAACATTCGTGGAAACCGTTCCATTCAAGACAATTGCAATGTTCACTATTTTCCAAGCGATTTATCTCTTAATCTGCTTTGGCCTCACATGGATCCCAATCGCAGGAGTCATGTTTCCTTTAATGATCATGTTCTTAATCCCAGTCCGACAGTATATCCTCCCTAGATTCTTCAAAGGAGCTCATCTTCAGGACTTAGACGCAGCAGAGTATGAAGAAGCTCCAGCTTTACCCTTCAATCTCGCAGCG GAAACGGAGATAGGATCCACAACTTCGTATCCAGGAGATTCAGAGATTCTTGATGAGGTTATTACACGAAGCAGAGGAGAGTTTAGACACACAAGTAGCCCTAAGGTGACAAGTTCGAGTTCGACTCCAGTCAACAACCGGAGTTTGTCTCAAGTGTTTAGTCCACGAGTGAGTGAAATCAGGTTGGGTCAGATGAGTCCTCGAATCGTCGGAAACAGTCCAAAGCCGGCGAGTTGTGGGAGGAGTCCCTTGAACCAGTCGTCATCGAACTGA